The following coding sequences are from one Rathayibacter sp. SW19 window:
- a CDS encoding NYN domain-containing protein, with protein sequence MTETVESRVAVYIDFDNIVISRYNQLFGKGQFHVDKARERDHADSEDGRESLFQERASEATVELGAVLDFASSFGTIVVSRAYADWSVPVNAGYSRQLLARAVDLTQLFPTTPWMKNGADIRLAVDVVEDLFRLPDLTHVVIVAGDSDYIALAQRCKRLGRFVVGIGVAGSTSRLLAAACDDFADYDALPGIGDAVQRAAAAKKAAATKKAAATTATQPPSAKSAKGTKGKNTTPASAEPVPEDDADAEAEDPQEVATGLLERALRLGHAKDDAEWLHSSTVKTQMKRMDPSFNEKALGFRSFSDFVTSRSDIVEMKEDGQARRIRLLPVLQDKQ encoded by the coding sequence GACTTCGACAACATTGTCATCTCGCGCTACAACCAGTTGTTCGGCAAGGGGCAGTTTCACGTCGACAAAGCACGAGAGCGCGACCACGCCGACAGCGAAGATGGCAGAGAAAGCCTGTTTCAGGAGCGGGCATCGGAAGCCACCGTTGAACTCGGTGCTGTGCTGGACTTCGCGTCATCGTTCGGCACGATCGTGGTCAGCAGGGCCTATGCGGACTGGTCCGTTCCGGTCAACGCAGGCTACAGCAGACAGCTGCTCGCGCGGGCGGTGGATCTGACCCAACTGTTCCCGACAACGCCGTGGATGAAGAATGGTGCTGACATCCGCCTGGCCGTCGATGTCGTTGAGGATCTTTTCCGATTGCCTGACCTGACCCACGTCGTCATCGTGGCCGGCGACTCGGATTACATCGCTCTCGCCCAGCGCTGCAAGCGACTGGGACGCTTCGTGGTCGGCATCGGCGTAGCCGGGTCGACGAGCAGGCTGCTCGCGGCGGCATGCGATGATTTTGCCGACTACGACGCCTTGCCCGGCATCGGCGACGCCGTGCAGCGTGCTGCGGCCGCCAAAAAGGCGGCGGCGACAAAGAAGGCAGCGGCCACAACCGCAACGCAACCCCCGAGTGCGAAGTCGGCGAAAGGGACGAAGGGCAAGAACACGACCCCCGCCTCGGCGGAGCCGGTACCGGAGGACGACGCAGATGCCGAGGCTGAAGATCCTCAGGAAGTGGCAACCGGGCTGCTCGAACGTGCGCTGCGGCTCGGGCACGCGAAAGACGACGCAGAATGGTTGCACAGTTCGACCGTGAAGACGCAGATGAAGCGGATGGACCCGTCATTCAACGAGAAGGCGCTCGGCTTCCGCTCGTTCTCCGACTTCGTGACCTCGCGCAGTGACATCGTCGAAATGAAAGAAGACGGACAGGCCCGCCGCATCCGGCTGCTGCCGGTGCTGCAAGACAAGCAATAG
- a CDS encoding NUDIX hydrolase has translation MTHNADAGAGTVQVHRVAATAVLLRDTDRGPEVLMLERPSDRGSFAGAWVFPGGSVDAADGLPGAPGAQAAPGEEEAARRAAVREVYEESALELQEGSLALVSCWTPPAAVPRRFRTWFYYASAPEGEIALSPAESVGYRWIHPASALQLHKEEHLQLVAPTWVTLHSLIDAASVDEVLAGARGAVPQEYATHLYTPEQGRILLWQGDVAYNDEDLFDSVGPRHRLDTRGRPWVYEHSRN, from the coding sequence ATGACGCACAACGCCGATGCCGGCGCCGGCACCGTGCAGGTGCACCGCGTGGCGGCCACTGCGGTGCTGTTGCGAGACACCGATCGCGGCCCCGAAGTGCTCATGCTCGAGCGGCCGAGCGATCGCGGCTCGTTCGCTGGCGCATGGGTTTTCCCCGGAGGAAGCGTGGACGCCGCGGACGGCCTGCCAGGAGCCCCGGGTGCGCAGGCTGCACCCGGTGAAGAGGAGGCCGCGCGTCGAGCGGCTGTGCGTGAGGTTTACGAAGAATCGGCCCTTGAACTGCAGGAGGGTTCGCTCGCACTCGTCTCCTGCTGGACGCCGCCCGCGGCCGTCCCGCGGCGATTTCGCACATGGTTCTACTACGCTTCGGCGCCGGAGGGCGAGATAGCGCTTTCGCCTGCTGAGAGCGTCGGCTACCGATGGATCCATCCAGCGTCAGCCCTGCAGCTGCACAAGGAGGAACACCTGCAGTTGGTGGCACCAACCTGGGTGACGTTGCATTCACTTATCGATGCCGCGTCCGTCGACGAGGTACTCGCCGGCGCCCGGGGTGCGGTTCCGCAGGAATACGCGACGCACCTCTACACGCCGGAACAGGGTCGCATTCTGCTGTGGCAAGGGGATGTGGCGTACAACGATGAGGATTTGTTCGACTCTGTAGGCCCGCGTCACCGGTTGGACACGCGCGGGCGGCCGTGGGTCTATGAACACAGTCGGAATTGA
- a CDS encoding ATP-dependent Clp protease ATP-binding subunit, whose translation MPTYFGPVGSGAGSFDEFLARYLQGQRAAQSGRAIDITRLLSKRTHAVINQAARFALEHGHSDVDALHILRVLIGESSISDVIKRVGVDPASIVAAIDQRLPAPAGEAADATPALTHSAQRALLDAHQVARAFGSTYIDPEHLFFAFVVNQEAPAGQLLSAAGVTPQALQQSASESEAGGATATGQPGATGLPAASGTSQTPMLDTYGTDLTALAKSGALDPVIGRADEIEQTIEILSRRTKNNPVLIGEAGVGKTAIVDGLAQAIVAGEVPEQLRDKRVVALDLPGMLAGTRFRGDFEERLTKTMDEISANKGTLIVFLDELHTVVGAGGSGEGGTDAGNILKPRLARGELHVIGATTLKEYRKVEKDPALERRFQPVHVGEPSTEDAVRILAGLQGAYELHHGVHYTDEAIRAAVELSARYIPDRFLPDKAIDLIDQAGARLRLKLGNQTDLKALHEQLAELDERKAAAVTAENYEEATALRDELEPLRARIAEAESADSKAAGSTVVDEPEIAEIIARATGIPAARLTEGDRERLGHLEADLHKRVIGQDDAVTRVAKAVRRNRTGMGDAKRPVGSFLFLGPTGVGKTELAKALAESLFGSDTAMLRFDMSEFSERHTVSRLVGAPPGYVGYDEAGQLTERVRRSPYSVILLDEIEKAHPDVFNLLLQVLDDGRLTDGQGRTVDFRNTVVIMTSNLGSEFLASKSGALGFVADSDGSGNGYGSAKALNDRVMGKLRESMRPEFLNRIDEIVVFSKLEPGQLRDIVRLLLAQTEARLSAQQIGFTVGEDAIDWIAEHGYEPEYGARPLRRLIQRELDDRIADLLVASELRGGGQVVVSVADDGLRVDGRRSDG comes from the coding sequence ATGCCTACATACTTCGGCCCGGTGGGATCCGGAGCCGGCTCGTTCGACGAGTTTCTTGCCCGGTACCTGCAAGGGCAGCGGGCAGCCCAGTCAGGACGAGCGATCGACATCACCCGGCTGCTGAGCAAACGCACGCACGCGGTGATCAATCAGGCGGCGCGATTCGCCCTCGAGCACGGTCATTCCGATGTCGATGCCCTGCACATTCTGCGCGTGCTGATCGGCGAATCGTCGATCAGCGACGTGATCAAGCGCGTCGGTGTCGACCCGGCATCGATTGTGGCCGCGATCGACCAGCGCCTGCCCGCGCCGGCAGGCGAGGCGGCGGACGCAACGCCGGCGCTGACACACTCTGCGCAGCGCGCGCTGCTCGACGCGCATCAGGTCGCACGAGCGTTCGGTTCGACGTACATCGACCCGGAACACCTGTTCTTCGCATTCGTTGTGAATCAGGAGGCTCCCGCCGGTCAGCTGCTGAGTGCGGCAGGCGTCACGCCGCAGGCGCTGCAACAAAGTGCCAGTGAGTCGGAAGCTGGCGGCGCGACCGCAACAGGGCAGCCAGGTGCGACCGGCCTGCCGGCGGCATCCGGAACCTCACAAACGCCGATGCTCGACACGTACGGCACCGATCTGACGGCACTGGCCAAGAGCGGCGCCTTGGATCCCGTGATCGGCCGGGCCGACGAGATCGAACAGACGATCGAGATTCTGTCGCGGCGCACCAAGAACAACCCGGTGTTGATCGGCGAAGCGGGAGTCGGTAAGACGGCAATCGTCGACGGCCTGGCACAGGCGATCGTCGCCGGCGAGGTGCCGGAGCAGTTGCGCGACAAGCGAGTTGTCGCCCTCGACCTTCCGGGGATGCTGGCCGGAACGCGTTTCCGAGGCGATTTCGAAGAGCGGCTGACCAAGACGATGGACGAGATCAGCGCGAACAAGGGCACGCTCATCGTGTTCCTCGACGAGTTGCACACCGTCGTCGGCGCGGGCGGCTCCGGCGAGGGCGGTACCGATGCCGGAAATATCCTGAAGCCGCGCCTGGCGCGTGGCGAACTCCACGTCATCGGTGCGACGACGCTCAAGGAGTATCGCAAAGTCGAGAAGGACCCTGCGCTGGAGCGCCGTTTCCAGCCCGTACACGTCGGCGAGCCGAGCACGGAGGATGCCGTGCGGATTCTTGCCGGTCTGCAGGGTGCGTATGAGCTTCACCACGGCGTGCACTACACGGATGAGGCGATTCGCGCCGCGGTCGAGCTATCCGCCCGCTACATCCCGGATCGCTTCCTGCCGGACAAGGCGATCGACCTGATCGACCAGGCGGGTGCGCGGCTGCGACTGAAGCTGGGCAACCAAACGGACCTCAAGGCGCTGCACGAGCAGCTCGCCGAACTAGACGAGCGCAAGGCTGCGGCGGTTACCGCCGAGAATTACGAGGAGGCGACCGCATTGCGCGACGAGTTGGAGCCGCTGCGCGCCCGGATCGCCGAGGCGGAGTCTGCGGATAGCAAAGCTGCCGGCTCGACGGTGGTAGACGAGCCCGAGATCGCCGAGATCATCGCCCGCGCGACCGGCATTCCCGCAGCGCGGTTGACCGAAGGCGACCGTGAACGCCTCGGTCACCTCGAGGCCGATTTGCACAAGCGGGTCATCGGGCAGGATGATGCGGTGACGCGGGTGGCCAAGGCGGTGCGCCGCAACCGCACCGGCATGGGAGACGCAAAACGCCCGGTCGGCAGCTTCCTGTTCCTCGGCCCGACCGGGGTCGGCAAGACCGAGTTGGCGAAGGCGCTTGCCGAATCGCTGTTCGGTTCCGATACCGCCATGTTGCGTTTCGATATGAGCGAATTCAGTGAGCGGCACACGGTCTCCCGACTGGTCGGCGCCCCTCCCGGGTACGTCGGCTACGACGAAGCCGGGCAACTGACCGAACGCGTACGTCGCAGCCCGTATTCGGTGATCCTGCTCGACGAAATCGAGAAGGCCCATCCGGATGTCTTCAACCTGCTTCTGCAGGTGTTGGACGACGGCCGGCTGACCGACGGCCAGGGCCGCACCGTCGACTTCCGCAACACGGTGGTCATCATGACCTCGAACCTGGGCTCGGAGTTTCTGGCCAGCAAGAGCGGCGCCCTCGGTTTCGTCGCAGACAGCGACGGTTCCGGCAACGGTTATGGCTCTGCGAAGGCATTGAACGACCGGGTGATGGGCAAACTGCGCGAGTCGATGCGGCCAGAGTTCCTCAACAGGATCGATGAGATCGTGGTGTTCAGCAAACTCGAGCCCGGCCAACTGCGCGACATCGTGCGGCTGCTCCTGGCTCAGACCGAAGCGCGTTTGAGTGCGCAGCAGATCGGTTTCACGGTCGGCGAAGACGCGATCGACTGGATCGCAGAACACGGCTACGAACCCGAATACGGCGCGCGTCCGCTCCGGCGGCTGATCCAGCGCGAACTCGATGACCGGATCGCTGACCTGCTGGTGGCATCCGAGCTGCGAGGCGGTGGCCAAGTCGTCGTGAGCGTAGCCGATGACGGATTGCGGGTAGACGGGCGTCGCAGCGACGGGTGA
- a CDS encoding MBL fold metallo-hydrolase: protein MHEHATDGQQIGERTSALTRRVRAPNPGPMTLTGTNSYLIAAPDADSVVVVDPGPLDEGHLAVLASAGRVELVLLTHRHADHTESRERFAAVTGAPVRAFDRALCIGAEPLADREELFSAGTRIRMIWTPGHTSDSVCFQLPDDGAMGAVLTGDTILGSGTTIIDSPDGTLGDYLHSLSVLRAIGPALVLPAHGPTLPDLVAICDTYRAHREERLDQLRAALEKLGSGATAEAVTDLVYAETDASVRFAAEASVRAQLAYLREGPRA from the coding sequence ATGCATGAACACGCCACCGACGGGCAGCAGATCGGCGAACGAACCAGCGCGCTGACCCGTCGAGTTCGTGCACCGAACCCTGGCCCGATGACGCTGACGGGCACGAACTCGTACCTCATCGCCGCACCAGACGCCGACAGCGTCGTTGTGGTCGACCCCGGGCCGCTGGACGAAGGCCACCTCGCAGTCTTGGCGTCGGCCGGCCGGGTCGAGCTCGTCCTCCTCACTCACCGTCACGCGGACCACACCGAGTCAAGAGAACGATTCGCGGCCGTCACCGGCGCCCCGGTGCGTGCGTTCGATCGCGCGCTCTGCATCGGCGCCGAACCGCTTGCGGACCGTGAGGAGCTGTTCTCCGCGGGCACCCGCATCCGCATGATCTGGACTCCGGGACACACCTCGGATTCGGTCTGCTTCCAGTTGCCTGACGATGGTGCGATGGGCGCTGTTCTCACCGGCGACACGATTCTCGGGTCCGGAACGACGATTATCGACTCCCCAGACGGCACCCTAGGCGACTACCTGCACTCATTGTCCGTGTTGCGCGCGATCGGCCCCGCGCTCGTACTGCCCGCGCACGGTCCGACGCTGCCGGACCTTGTGGCGATCTGCGACACCTACCGCGCCCACCGCGAGGAACGGCTCGACCAGCTCCGCGCTGCGCTCGAGAAGCTCGGATCGGGTGCCACAGCCGAGGCCGTCACCGACCTCGTGTATGCAGAAACGGATGCCTCGGTGCGATTCGCCGCCGAGGCATCCGTTCGAGCTCAACTCGCCTACTTGCGTGAAGGACCACGCGCGTAG